The genomic interval caggcattttggcatttccttctccccagtcttcctccagactctggcaccttgatttccgaatgacatgcaaaatttgctttcatccgaaaaaagtactttggaccactgagcaacagtccagtgcttcttctctgtagcccaaagtggcttgacctggggaatgcggcacctgtagcccatttcctgcacacgcctgtgcacggtcgctctggatgtttctactccagactcagtccactgcttccgcaggtcccccaaggtctggaatcggtccttctcctcagggtctggtcacctcttctcgttgtgcagcgttttttgccaaactttttccttcccacagacttcccactgaggttccttgatacagcactctgggaacagcctatttgttcagaaatgtcttcctgtgtcttaccctctcgcttgagggtgtcaatgatggccttctggacagggccgggtcggcagtcttacccataattgcggttttgagtaatgaaccaggctgggagtttttaaaagcctcaggaatcttttgcaggtgtttagagttaattagttgattcagatgattaggttaatagctcgtttagagaaccttttcatgatatgctaatttttttgagatatgaatttggggtttttatgagctgtatgccaaaatcatcagtattaaaacaataaaaaaaactgaaatatttcagttggagtgcaatgaatctaaaagatatatataaaagtttaatttttatcattacattatggaaaataatgaactttatcactatatgcaaattttttagaaggacctgtttATAGTATTATTTCATATGTCAGGCTTTCCAGTGCTAACTTACGTTTCTTTTGCAAGATCTGAGTCCCTGATCAAATTATCCAGTTTGGTGGCTGTCTCACGGAATAACTGCACAGCTTTCTTCAAGGATTCTGGGATGGGGAAAAGTTATTCTTACCTTGTATTAACTTTTATGGTTGACAAAATTCAATTACGATTAGGAAAAATGAAGCATTTCCCTCGTCCAAAGCAGTTCAAATCTAGTTAGCTCACCCATAGAGATTCCTTTAGCCCCTAGTTTTTCCTCAAAGGCTGAAACCGCCCGACTGAGGTACTGCTCCAGACTTTCTGCATAGTCACTGCAGTTAAAAGGCAACAGAAGACTGTCAGCCAATCGCACCAGCACATTCCCTGCTGTCCTGGCTACTGCCTGGTGACTTGTGAAACCTTCATAATGGCAGAACCGATGGATAAATATGTTTTAGTATTAAAAGAGGGTTCATAGTAATTATAGAGTGCCTCATTTGAGAACCTTGGTATTCATTTCACCTGGATCAATGAACGTAGATGCGTAGTCAAAAGTGTCATAAGCCGTGTGGTAGGCTGGGTAGATGCGCGCTCTTGTTTTGCTCTGGAAAGAATGTGATCAAgaatgttgttattattaatcaACTTGTTTTAATGCCAAGTGGTTGACTGCATTAGCACTGACCACATACCCGGTCATAATAATAGGAAATGTCCATAGAAGTTATTCCAAGGTAGTGCATAAAAGCAGCGTAATCACTTCCTGCCCCTGTCAAGAAGCCCACACTGCAAATACAATTAACAAGATTGAGAATTAAAACATTACCTTGTGAACCATgaggtaatattgtgaaataaaaagAGCATACTTTGGTATAATCCCATAATTTGGGCTGGTTCTGTTGGAATATTGTATCCAGTTCTCATAGACTGATTTGGTTGTTCCAGGTGCATTTACCTGAAAGCACATGACTCATAAAAGTCTTATGAAGGACATGAAAGTCACACTTCAGGAAAGGTTATAGATATAAGGCTTGTTTCTGACCTGTTTGGAGGCTGTAAAAATCACACTCTGTGCTGCTGGAGAAGCTGAGGCCCTGAGAGTGGCATTAGCTGTGGTGGACATGACGCATTTCGGTGGAACACGGGATGAAATTAATAATGAAAATAGTGAAAGAGGAAAAACATCAACTCATACCGAACACTGAGATGTCCACGTTGATGTACGCCACAGTGCGTTCACTCAGCTTACTGAAATACTCCTGAGAATGGACAATGCTTTCAACACTAAAACGGTACAATCTTTCATGCTCTAATTTCAGTTTTTAGTAATGCTACCGATGTCTTCGTTAACAAACCTCGGTGTACTCTGCAGATCCAATAAGGCCAAATTCTTCAGCTCCCCAACTGCCAAAGATAATGGACCGCCGAGGTCGCCATTTCCCTTTGAGGTATAGAGAATTATGGTTTGATTTTCTTTCAGCTTGTAACTAACACTAGAATTTGATGAATCGCTAatcccctggtttcacagacaaggctaagactaaaatgcatgtttgagctattttaactgaaagcaaatTGGGCTGAcaaatcttaaaatatgtcagtgccattattttgttttaagatACACAACAGTAATGTATTTTTCTAAGGGATATTTAAAAAAGCTTCTTAAAtgccctaattgaactaaggcttAATCCTGGCTTAACCTATGTGGTGTCTGTGAAGCCAGGCCTATGTGTTCTATTTTTCCTCTTAATTACAATTTACCGTTGCTTTCATTAAACCTCTAGACCACCTTGTCTCATAGCAAAGTACTTCATTTGTGTCACTACAACCAGCCCTACACTGTAAAAgctattgttggtttaacttaaagtaaaTTAATTGggtgccttaaaattttgagctcattgaaattaaaaactgttttatCTGAAtcacaataattttttacagtatacagTCACATTTGATGACAATTTTAGCTGTTGTCTGGATGTCATGAGGTCTCACCTTCCTTCACCATCTTCCCCAGCACTCTGGTGATCTCTAGCATCACTGCTGTGCCGCTGCTGGGGTCGATGGCTCCGTGCACCCAGCTGTCCCTGTGGTTCCCATAGATCACATACCTGTCTGAACAACACATACAAAAATACAGTTTATTAGTTCACAAATACAGTGCCTTAAATAACAAAATGCTTCACTGAGGCTGCAAGCCTTAATTGGTCAAAATAAGGGACTGTGTATATTAGGACAACAGGTATTTTGTGCTTGTTAAAACTGACAAATATGACTTACCTGGCTCCACACTACCTCGGATTACTCCCATAACATTCGCTGAATATTCTAGCCTCTCAGTGTTATAAATGTCCAAGTGTACTTCACTGacagacaaaacaaaacattattttcattcTATCCTcctgtaacactttagtttagggtccagttCTCTTTatgaactagttgcttattaacatgcatattactaggatattggcagtttattagtacttataaagcaccgggacttttattatgacgggaagggacacagtcgccgggcgcctgcactgatccgctcttccggttatgattatgaggtaatgcagctgtttatcattttagatacatttaagtgtgttaaaaatgatgttatgacgttattccgtgcgttcacttgttcacactgctaagagtaaatcgcttctgccaaataaaacccgaaaccgtgggtagcgcagatatgacgcaattgacaggcctcaaacgctatgctaaaaccctaatagtccttagttaaaatagcaattttctcacaatttacaaaaagttggaaacatttgggatattgtaggtactcaactgaacaaaatatataacaccggcctggtggtttttggatattttactgcaaaaatactacatagtgcacctttaatagtgagaattggaccctaaagtAAAGTGTGGCCTATCCTTCCAGCATACTTATTCAAACATTGGAAGAATATATTGGGTAGAAATATTTACCTGTTGTTTAAGGGAGATGTGGGTTTGAACCCTGGCCCACCAAGTTTGTATGTACAGTTGAGTGAGCCTTGCCATTCCTTAGGAGCATCGTCCCCATCAAGCTCACTGTCACAGATAATTCAGACACAATTAGAAGGATTCAgtctgaaaagaaaaaaatcattctaaaaagaaaaagtaAGTTTAACGCTTACCAGATTAATCTTTCAGCATCCTCAAATCCTATTGGCTGTGCTGGAATTGGTGGAATACCTGTTATGTCTTCTTTTGGTCTTCTATATGTATCATCTACAAATTAAACCATGTACACAAGGTGTTGTTAACGTATCATACGCAACATAATGTATGTTTTTGTGTTAAAAATCATTTGTTACCTTTTGCAGCTAGATAAGGTGTTAACAAGTCTCCAAAGTCAATGTTGTATGAGCCTCGCTCTACGCCAGAGGGTGGCAGATACCAGGAGTGAGGGTAGGTTTCACTTTCTGACACCAGGCCATCGTTAATGTCATACGGGTCAGTATAGACCAGCACCCCAACAATGCCAAACTTGGCTGCATTTATAGCCTGTTTTGTTCATGTCACAGGAGagtaaacatgttttaatgCATGGAAGTCTTCTACAACTCTGGAAAAtatgaagagaccacttaaagctacactgtgtgatatttcccctatctagcggtgtaaaggtatatgaccatccagtgaatattagtttctgttcctctcaattccgatttcgttttaactcctacggtggccgatttagtcctagattaacatggcaatccccctcttcacattcgacacggtgccatcgagtgttaaaacacgaaaggcgaagtttgaatttacgggtatgtccctctttggctaatgtactttcaagatggaggagctggcgaccggcattcgaacccctcacctgtatgtattttcaatggcatattataaacttatgagaatactttattacttgaaagaagtaaatatacattaatgagcacatatatttttgaaaaaactaagtgtttttagctaagaataaactaaaaaagttacacagtgtagctttaacctcgacaaatcaatgttaagtggtctcttcattttttccaaAGCTGTTTAATGATACCTCATGCTAAATTTCCATTTCTTTATAAATGTTTGTAATGTCTTTGATCGTTTTAACTAGTGTTTTCTCACTTTTTTCGATCTCCCTTCTCCTCCATATCTGGTGATGGCGATGGTTCCTCTCAGATCCAGTGTTCTGTTTAACAGCTCATAGTCACTCATTTTACCTTGGTTTCCATAGACAAGTTTTCCCTGCAAATAAAAAACAGATGAGTCAATATATTGGACCATATCACAATTTGATTCAGACATAAATTTCACTTCCATAATATACAATTACCCAATCATATCATATGTTGATAAAGTTAGTGATAACAAGATATGCTTACAATAAACTCCTGTGTAAAAAAAGTCATTATAGTGGAACTGtaagaacaaataaatagctatcAGTCGATGACTTTACTACAGTGACGTGGTGTGTGATAGCCCCAAAGGTCATTACACACAAAGACTGTCTTCTCTTGCTCAGGTATGTCATAAGTTATGGCTGTCATTATGTCACAAGATAATAGGCTTTATGTCACGATAACATCTCCATCAGAAGAGgagtttaaaaaaatttaaaaaacgaattAGAGGCAAGGAAAAGtattaattgaaaataaaaaagtaatataataaATGTACGCTGCGTTTCAAAAGTCTGcaacatttgtaatgtttttcaaataagtctgccaagactgcatttatttgatcaaaaagtataatattgtaaaatactattgcagtttaaattatatattttaaaatgtgatttattcctgcgatgccagtgtcacattatccttcagaaatgattctaatatgctgagttagtgctcaagaaacttttcttattattatcagtgatgaaaacttttttttttaaattatatatatatatatatatatatatatatatatatatatatatatataatgatcaaaagtacagcatttatttgatattataaatgtctttactgtcactttcgATTCATTTAATGTCCTTGGtgaacaaaagtattaatttattttaaaaaaacattcttaCTGACCCCTAAACTTTGGAACAGTAGTGTACACTTTATACTACTACCTTGCGAAAACAGATGTCAGTACAAACAGTGtttatttaaagtataatataaAAGCATTCATGAACTGAAGCACATTGAGGCAGTGAAGGCTGCACACCTTGACATTTCCTGCAGGGGAATATGCTGCGTACGGCTGGACCACCTCTGGGTCCTCCTGTTCTGGTCTGTAcgctttctctttctctcttgccGTAAACAGGATTTGGTTTTCTGGATcaactaaataaaatacacgtttttttattcttaaattTCCTATACATCATTCAACATTTTTGGATAATATATGATCTTGATCACATTCATTGTGTTAAATTAAATCAGAAAAATGTCCCAAACTAGAAGCTGTTGTTTTTATTGTCGATGGGGTGTTGAATATGCTTTCTTACCAACAGAGACTTTGTTGGGGTTTGTTTTATTAGGGAATGACAGATACACCTTGTAGTTCTCTCTCCATGCACTGTCCAAGCCTGTTTTAGGGTCCTGCCATCTCTTCAGCATAAACTCTACGGTTGCTTCATCTCCAGCGGTGGTGGCCATGTGGGGAACCTTAGTCAGCTCCCTTTGGATAAAGAAGACAAGTAAATTCTCAAATCAGCTGAAACACACATCTTCATGAGGATTTATGCTCTAGAAAGTTTTAGAATCTCATACTCATGTGCTTCAGAATAAATATGTCACCTGAGGTTCTCTTTAATTTCATTGGTGTCCAGTTCTGCAAGAAATTTCTCAATGATACTTTCATCCACATCATGATATGCATCCCGGACCCACTCTGGCACCGAACTGCCTTTGTCAATGGCGAAGTGTCCCAGCAGAATTCCTATAGTAAAAACCACTGCCCCTGCAAGGAGACCCAACAACACCTTCTTAAGCATAATGTTTGTATATCAGATCCCTAAATGCACCTTCTGAATGTCCAACCAGCCGTATCCTCCTCTAATAAAGCCTGCCCCGAGAGTGATGGGATAGTGGGTGTGAAATAACTGTTATAATCAGTGTCAAGATCATATGAATGAACTTATGTTTGTCCTTCCAAACTGTGATTCCAAAATCCCTATTCCTGATAAGAGGGATTCAACTAGACCATAAAGTTTACTCATTAATGGGTTTTTGTGTGAAATGTCATGTTGGACTTTATCTCCTAGCACAACTGTAAAACTATATGTTTTAGTCATAAATTTATGAATGCACACTGCGTTTATAAGCATCAACAGTCCcactttatgaccaccatacACAAAACTAATATTCTCCACATTACTGAAACAAATGTAAAAGCTAAGAAGTTTGTATGGTGCTCAAGGTCTAATTTTTCCAGTGTAACCAAAATGTATACGGACAATATGCACATATGGACTAATGACAACTACCAACATGACATTACTAATCTAAATCTAatactttggtttgtttttcAAAATCTGAGTATTTATATAATCTTTTGCAGGTTCAGTTTCACAGAGTGGGGAACTGAGGGAGAGGATCTGGCAACAGTGTCTGCATGGTTACACGTTGTAACTTAACATATAGGCTACTGGTTGTATAATTTTTTGTGTTACCTTAAATGGTCCTCTTTAATATTACTGTTACTCAGTTAGTGCAGCGCCTTTAATTAGGGGGGAAATGCTTCCCATGATGCAAATGTTGAAGATTTGTATTTTCACTTTCACATTCATTGATTCGATGTGCTTAGCTAAACCATAGCTGggttcttttttaaaaaacaggATCGAGgattttaactaaaaaaagcGTAGTTTGTAATCGTAAGTATTCTGTGATATAATATAGCTACTTGAACGGTATCTCTTTGTAGGCTATTACCTATGACGTTGGGTTATATCATGTTGCACGCGCTATCGTTTCAGTTTACATTGTAGGCTACATGTGTTGTGTAAAGAAGCCCATACCGAATGTAAAATAGCATTTACAgcgaattcattaaaaaaaatatatatatttcccacACATTTAACTTAGTGCATTCGCCGTGTCCGTTCTTTTGATTTGGATCATTTCAATTAATTGGTTCACAAAGCAACAATTCAGTAACGTAACCGAAACTAGAACAGTCTCTTTCAGACGTGTTAAAAGGTTAAAAATGCTGAGCTGATGAGCATTACAAACATGAAACATTTACGACTTGACACCATTTTTAACCCGGAGTAGCCCAGTTAAGTTCGAAACGTTCAAATTAACCATAGATAGTACAATGAACAGGTGTTGTCTTTTATGATCTAACATGTTAGAAATGTAGTTTTGTGTTTCATGACCCAATAATAGCGTTGATTTTAACAAAAAGTAGCCTACTAAAacttacaacaacaaaaaaaagtttttgtgatGTCTGCAACTAACAGAAATTAGATATGTGagatacaataaaaataaatagacatGAGagatacaataaaaataaataaactgttgGGGAAGAtcgcttttttttattttttgcatcttTTAGGGCCTCAATGATGTTTAAGTTCAATTTTAGATATAATGTTAGGTTTATTATTTGTCCATTTCTGTGTATGGTATTATCCATACATAATTATTAAGTTAACCACCAATTCTGCTCCAAATTCTTATTTTTGTATAACAAGAAAATATCTTTACCAAATAGTATCTTACATTTTGtgaatttaaatatcaaatattcAACATCAATCTAAAACAATTggtaaatacacattcaaaaAATAAGTGTTTTATGGAATCTTCTTCTGTGTTACAAAAGATGCATTCTGTCTTAATGTCCCTAAAAAAACTTGTTTCACTAGATATATCAAATGATGAATAgctttatatataatttctttGATTTTATTGGTCGAGGCCGTATTTACTGGGTAAACTCCAGACTGATTATGTCATGAtgcaactattaaaaaaaaaaaaagcgatTCACGAATTTGAGACTTTCCGGGGGATTCACGGAAAAAACAGAACTCAGTCTTTTTGTTGAGCTCATGGGCTTGTTTTGTGTTTATCAGAGTTTTTATAATACGTTTTTCCCTTTACCTTTTACAGAATTTCCAAGTAGTGCTAGACATGAGTCGCTTTGCTCTGCTTGTGAATCTTATAGCTCTACCCATCATTCACCTTTGGGCTGCAGTCACTCCAGAGCCCCCACATCTATTCCCCACATCAAGCAATGGAGAACCATTCCCATGGAACAAAATGAGACTTCCAGACACAGTATCTCCCCTTCAATACCATCTCCTTATCCACCCCAACCTCACAAGTTTAGACTTTTCTGGATTGGTGCAGATCCAAATTGAGGTGCATCAAGACACCAAGTCTATAATCCTGCACAGCAAGGATCTTCATATCTCCAATGCAAGGTTGCTAAATTCAGATATGACTCAGCTTCAGACCTTACAGGTCCTAGAGTACCCATACTTCCAGCAGATTGCACTTATATCTGATAATGTGTTGCTGAGGAGAGGTCATGTATATTCAATTCAACTGGAGTTTGCTGCCAACCTCTCTGAGAGCTTTCATGGATTTTACAAAAGCACATACCGTACCAACAATGGAGAAGTCAGGTGAGAAACCTTACATAAACACTCAAGATTTTTAGACAGTATCTCTCCAAGtggctttttgtgtgtgtgtgtgtggaaataATGTTATCGTGTCATTCACATTCTCAGGGTTGTGGCTTCTACACAGTTTGAGCCGACTAGTGCCCGAGCAGCCTTTCCCTGTTTTGATGAACCTGCCTTCAAAGCAAACTTTTCAGTGCAGATTCGCAGAGAAGCAAAGCATATTGCCCTCTCAAACATGCCCAAGGTGCTGTGATATCTATAGAACCTCTGTTGATCAATCCTTCTGTATTCAGTCTAAAACCTGAATAAATCATACTGCGACATGAACTATTAATCTGCCACGGGGAAGACTCTTGAATCTTCTGTTAAGCATtctctttttgttttctttactcCAGCTGAGAACATTAGAGTTGCCAGACGGCCTGTTTGAGGACCAGTTTGATGTGAGTGTAAAGATGAGCACATACCTGGTGGCCTTCATTGTCTCTGACTTTCTCTCTATCAGCAAGACCAGTCAGCATGGAGTCCAGGTGAGAAGATGATCCATCTCAGGTCATTAAAACGATTATAAAGTTAATGATAAAGCTCTGATTTACTGTAAGATCTCACCTCCATCATTTATCATGTTTTGTGATCCTGCTCATAACATGTATATGATGTGAATTCAGATTTCAGTGTATGCTGTGCCAGAGAAGATCGACCAAGCAGAGTTTGCTCTGGACGCTGCAGTAAGGCTGCTTGACTTCTATGATGACTACTTCGACATTCCTTACCCTCTTCCCAAACAGGGTCAGCTGTAAATTTGTGTCTACTGCTTAGCTTATCATGCAAATACAGATATCTAGGTTCAACATTTATATTATCTGCTACGTAGATCTTGCCGCTATCCCAGACTTCCAGTCTGGAGCGATGGAGAATTGGGGTCTGACCACCTATCGAGAATCAGGCCTTCTTTTTGACCCCCACAAG from Pseudorasbora parva isolate DD20220531a chromosome 3, ASM2467924v1, whole genome shotgun sequence carries:
- the naaladl1 gene encoding aminopeptidase NAALADL1, whose amino-acid sequence is MLKKVLLGLLAGAVVFTIGILLGHFAIDKGSSVPEWVRDAYHDVDESIIEKFLAELDTNEIKENLRELTKVPHMATTAGDEATVEFMLKRWQDPKTGLDSAWRENYKVYLSFPNKTNPNKVSVVDPENQILFTAREKEKAYRPEQEDPEVVQPYAAYSPAGNVKGKLVYGNQGKMSDYELLNRTLDLRGTIAITRYGGEGRSKKAINAAKFGIVGVLVYTDPYDINDGLVSESETYPHSWYLPPSGVERGSYNIDFGDLLTPYLAAKDDTYRRPKEDITGIPPIPAQPIGFEDAERLICELDGDDAPKEWQGSLNCTYKLGGPGFKPTSPLNNSEVHLDIYNTERLEYSANVMGVIRGSVEPDRYVIYGNHRDSWVHGAIDPSSGTAVMLEITRVLGKMVKEGKWRPRRSIIFGSWGAEEFGLIGSAEYTEEYFSKLSERTVAYINVDISVFANATLRASASPAAQSVIFTASKQVNAPGTTKSVYENWIQYSNRTSPNYGIIPNVGFLTGAGSDYAAFMHYLGITSMDISYYYDRSKTRARIYPAYHTAYDTFDYASTFIDPGFTSHQAVARTAGNVLVRLADSLLLPFNCSDYAESLEQYLSRAVSAFEEKLGAKGISMESLKKAVQLFRETATKLDNLIRDSDLAKETPLKARRINDQLMLLDRAFLDPLAFPEQYGFRHVIWALRSSSEPTFPGLADAVEKAESTDLKEDWNQAHKHLSIVTQAIAGAAHTLDDVI